One Arvicanthis niloticus isolate mArvNil1 chromosome 13, mArvNil1.pat.X, whole genome shotgun sequence genomic window carries:
- the Hsf1 gene encoding heat shock factor protein 1 isoform X7: protein MDLAVVPGAAGPSNVPAFLTKLWTLVSDPDTDALICWSPSGNSFHVFDQGQFAKEVLPKYFKHNNMASFVRQLNMYGFRKVVHIEQGGLVKPERDDTEFQHPCFLRGQEQLLENIKRKVTSVSTLKSEDIKIRQDSVTRLLTDVQLMKGKQECMDSKLLAMKHENEALWREVASLRQKHAQQQKVVNKLIQFLISLVQSNRILGVKRKIPLMLSDSSSAHSVPKYGRQYSLEHVHGPGPYSAQSPAYSSSSLYPDAVTSSGPIISDITELAPSSPLASPGRSIDERPLSSSTLIRVKEEPPSPPHSPRVLLETSPGRPSSVDTPLSPTAFIDSILRESEPTPAASNTAPMDTAGAQAPALPTPSTPEKCLSVACLDKNELSDHLDAMDSNLDNLQTMLTSHGFSVDTSALLDIQELLSPQEPPRPIEAENSNPDSGKQLVHYTAQPLFLLDPDAVDTGSSELPVLFELGESSYFSEGDDYTDDPTISLLTGTEPHKAKDPTVS from the exons AGTGGGAACAGCTTCCACGTGTTTGACCAGGGCCAGTTTGCCAAGGAGGTGCTGCCCAAGTACTTCAAGCACAACAACATGGCAAGCTTCGTGCGGCAGCTCAACATGT ATGGCTTCCGAAAAGTAGTCCACATTGAGCAGGGTGGCCTGGTCAAGCCTGAGAGAGATGACACCGAGTTCCAGCATCCTTGTTTCCTACGTGGCCAGGAACAGCTCCTTGAGAACATCAAGAGGAAAGTGACCAGC GTGTCCACCCTGAAGAGTGAGGACATAAAAATACGCCAGGACAGTGTCACCAGGCTGTTGACAGATGTGCAGCTGATGAAGGGGAAACAGGAGTGTATGGACTCCAAGCTCCTGGCCATGAAGCA CGAAAACGAGGCCCTGTGGCGGGAGGTAGCCAGCCTTCGACAGAAGCATGCCCAGCAGCAAAAAGTTGTCAACAAG ctCATTCAGTTCCTGATCTCACTGGTGCAGTCGAACCGGATCCTGGGGGTGAAGAGAAAGAT CCCTCTGATGTTGAGTGACAGCAGCTCAGCACACTCTGTGCCCAAGTATGGTCGACAGTACTCCCTGGAGCATGTCCATGGTCCTGGCCCATACTCA GCTCAATCTCCAGCCTACAGCAGCTCTAGCCTTTACCCTGATGCTGTCACCAGCTCTGGACCCATAATCTCCGATATCACTGAGCTGGCCCCCAGCAGCCCTTTGGCCTCCCCAGGCAGGAGCATAGATGAGAG GCCTCTGTCCAGCAGCACCCTGATTCGTGTCAAGGAAGAGCCCCCCAGCCCACCTCACAGCCCTCGGGTACTACTAGAGACGAGCCCCGGGCGCCCATCCTCCGTGGATACTCCTTTGTCCCCAACTGCCTTCATTGACTCCATCCTTCGAGAGAGCGAGCCTACCCCTGCTGCCTCAAACACAGCCCCTATGGACACAGCCGGAGCCCAAGCCCCCGCACTCCCAACCCCCTCCACCCCTGAGAAGTGCCTCAGCGTAGCCTGCCTAGACAA GAACGAGCTAAGTGATCACCTGGATGCCATGGACTCCAACCTGGACAACCTACAGACCATGCTGACCAGCCACGGCTTCAGTGTGGACACCAGCGCCCTGCTGGAC ATTCAGGAGCTTCTCTCTCCACAAGAGCCTCCCAGGCCTATTGAGGCAGAGAACAGTAACCCCGACTCAG GAAAGCAGCTGGTGCACTACACGGCTCAGCCACTGTTCCTGCTGGACCCTGATGCTGTGGACACAGGGAGCAGTGAACTGCCTGTGCTCTTTGAGCTGGGGGAGAGCTCCTACTTTTCTGAGGGAGATGACTACACAGATGATCCTACCATCTCTCTTCTGACGGGCACTGAACCCCACAAAGCCAAGGACCCCACTGTCTCCTAG
- the Hsf1 gene encoding heat shock factor protein 1 isoform X3: protein MDLAVVPGAAGPSNVPAFLTKLWTLVSDPDTDALICWSPSGNSFHVFDQGQFAKEVLPKYFKHNNMASFVRQLNMYGFRKVVHIEQGGLVKPERDDTEFQHPCFLRGQEQLLENIKRKVTSVSTLKSEDIKIRQDSVTRLLTDVQLMKGKQECMDSKLLAMKHENEALWREVASLRQKHAQQQKVVNKLIQFLISLVQSNRILGVKRKIPLMLSDSSSAHSVPKYGRQYSLEHVHGPGPYSAQSPAYSSSSLYPDAVTSSGPIISDITELAPSSPLASPGRSIDESTLIRVKEEPPSPPHSPRVLLETSPGRPSSVDTPLSPTAFIDSILRESEPTPAASNTAPMDTAGAQAPALPTPSTPEKCLSVACLDNLARAPQMSGVARLFPCPSSFLHGRVQPGNELSDHLDAMDSNLDNLQTMLTSHGFSVDTSALLDLFSPSVTMPDMSLPDLDSSLASIQELLSPQEPPRPIEAENSNPDSGKQLVHYTAQPLFLLDPDAVDTGSSELPVLFELGESSYFSEGDDYTDDPTISLLTGTEPHKAKDPTVS from the exons AGTGGGAACAGCTTCCACGTGTTTGACCAGGGCCAGTTTGCCAAGGAGGTGCTGCCCAAGTACTTCAAGCACAACAACATGGCAAGCTTCGTGCGGCAGCTCAACATGT ATGGCTTCCGAAAAGTAGTCCACATTGAGCAGGGTGGCCTGGTCAAGCCTGAGAGAGATGACACCGAGTTCCAGCATCCTTGTTTCCTACGTGGCCAGGAACAGCTCCTTGAGAACATCAAGAGGAAAGTGACCAGC GTGTCCACCCTGAAGAGTGAGGACATAAAAATACGCCAGGACAGTGTCACCAGGCTGTTGACAGATGTGCAGCTGATGAAGGGGAAACAGGAGTGTATGGACTCCAAGCTCCTGGCCATGAAGCA CGAAAACGAGGCCCTGTGGCGGGAGGTAGCCAGCCTTCGACAGAAGCATGCCCAGCAGCAAAAAGTTGTCAACAAG ctCATTCAGTTCCTGATCTCACTGGTGCAGTCGAACCGGATCCTGGGGGTGAAGAGAAAGAT CCCTCTGATGTTGAGTGACAGCAGCTCAGCACACTCTGTGCCCAAGTATGGTCGACAGTACTCCCTGGAGCATGTCCATGGTCCTGGCCCATACTCA GCTCAATCTCCAGCCTACAGCAGCTCTAGCCTTTACCCTGATGCTGTCACCAGCTCTGGACCCATAATCTCCGATATCACTGAGCTGGCCCCCAGCAGCCCTTTGGCCTCCCCAGGCAGGAGCATAGATGAGAG CACCCTGATTCGTGTCAAGGAAGAGCCCCCCAGCCCACCTCACAGCCCTCGGGTACTACTAGAGACGAGCCCCGGGCGCCCATCCTCCGTGGATACTCCTTTGTCCCCAACTGCCTTCATTGACTCCATCCTTCGAGAGAGCGAGCCTACCCCTGCTGCCTCAAACACAGCCCCTATGGACACAGCCGGAGCCCAAGCCCCCGCACTCCCAACCCCCTCCACCCCTGAGAAGTGCCTCAGCGTAGCCTGCCTAGACAA TTTGGCTCGCGCTCCACAGATGTCTGGGGTCGCCCgcctcttcccctgcccctcttccttTCTGCATGGCCGAGTCCAGCCAGG GAACGAGCTAAGTGATCACCTGGATGCCATGGACTCCAACCTGGACAACCTACAGACCATGCTGACCAGCCACGGCTTCAGTGTGGACACCAGCGCCCTGCTGGAC cTGTTCAGCCCCTCGGTGACCATGCCCGACATGAGCCTGCCTGACCTGGACAGCAGCCTGGCCAGC ATTCAGGAGCTTCTCTCTCCACAAGAGCCTCCCAGGCCTATTGAGGCAGAGAACAGTAACCCCGACTCAG GAAAGCAGCTGGTGCACTACACGGCTCAGCCACTGTTCCTGCTGGACCCTGATGCTGTGGACACAGGGAGCAGTGAACTGCCTGTGCTCTTTGAGCTGGGGGAGAGCTCCTACTTTTCTGAGGGAGATGACTACACAGATGATCCTACCATCTCTCTTCTGACGGGCACTGAACCCCACAAAGCCAAGGACCCCACTGTCTCCTAG
- the Hsf1 gene encoding heat shock factor protein 1 isoform X6, with amino-acid sequence MDLAVVPGAAGPSNVPAFLTKLWTLVSDPDTDALICWSPSGNSFHVFDQGQFAKEVLPKYFKHNNMASFVRQLNMYGFRKVVHIEQGGLVKPERDDTEFQHPCFLRGQEQLLENIKRKVTSVSTLKSEDIKIRQDSVTRLLTDVQLMKGKQECMDSKLLAMKHENEALWREVASLRQKHAQQQKVVNKLIQFLISLVQSNRILGVKRKIPLMLSDSSSAHSVPKYGRQYSLEHVHGPGPYSAQSPAYSSSSLYPDAVTSSGPIISDITELAPSSPLASPGRSIDESTLIRVKEEPPSPPHSPRVLLETSPGRPSSVDTPLSPTAFIDSILRESEPTPAASNTAPMDTAGAQAPALPTPSTPEKCLSVACLDKNELSDHLDAMDSNLDNLQTMLTSHGFSVDTSALLDLFSPSVTMPDMSLPDLDSSLASIQELLSPQEPPRPIEAENSNPDSGKQLVHYTAQPLFLLDPDAVDTGSSELPVLFELGESSYFSEGDDYTDDPTISLLTGTEPHKAKDPTVS; translated from the exons AGTGGGAACAGCTTCCACGTGTTTGACCAGGGCCAGTTTGCCAAGGAGGTGCTGCCCAAGTACTTCAAGCACAACAACATGGCAAGCTTCGTGCGGCAGCTCAACATGT ATGGCTTCCGAAAAGTAGTCCACATTGAGCAGGGTGGCCTGGTCAAGCCTGAGAGAGATGACACCGAGTTCCAGCATCCTTGTTTCCTACGTGGCCAGGAACAGCTCCTTGAGAACATCAAGAGGAAAGTGACCAGC GTGTCCACCCTGAAGAGTGAGGACATAAAAATACGCCAGGACAGTGTCACCAGGCTGTTGACAGATGTGCAGCTGATGAAGGGGAAACAGGAGTGTATGGACTCCAAGCTCCTGGCCATGAAGCA CGAAAACGAGGCCCTGTGGCGGGAGGTAGCCAGCCTTCGACAGAAGCATGCCCAGCAGCAAAAAGTTGTCAACAAG ctCATTCAGTTCCTGATCTCACTGGTGCAGTCGAACCGGATCCTGGGGGTGAAGAGAAAGAT CCCTCTGATGTTGAGTGACAGCAGCTCAGCACACTCTGTGCCCAAGTATGGTCGACAGTACTCCCTGGAGCATGTCCATGGTCCTGGCCCATACTCA GCTCAATCTCCAGCCTACAGCAGCTCTAGCCTTTACCCTGATGCTGTCACCAGCTCTGGACCCATAATCTCCGATATCACTGAGCTGGCCCCCAGCAGCCCTTTGGCCTCCCCAGGCAGGAGCATAGATGAGAG CACCCTGATTCGTGTCAAGGAAGAGCCCCCCAGCCCACCTCACAGCCCTCGGGTACTACTAGAGACGAGCCCCGGGCGCCCATCCTCCGTGGATACTCCTTTGTCCCCAACTGCCTTCATTGACTCCATCCTTCGAGAGAGCGAGCCTACCCCTGCTGCCTCAAACACAGCCCCTATGGACACAGCCGGAGCCCAAGCCCCCGCACTCCCAACCCCCTCCACCCCTGAGAAGTGCCTCAGCGTAGCCTGCCTAGACAA GAACGAGCTAAGTGATCACCTGGATGCCATGGACTCCAACCTGGACAACCTACAGACCATGCTGACCAGCCACGGCTTCAGTGTGGACACCAGCGCCCTGCTGGAC cTGTTCAGCCCCTCGGTGACCATGCCCGACATGAGCCTGCCTGACCTGGACAGCAGCCTGGCCAGC ATTCAGGAGCTTCTCTCTCCACAAGAGCCTCCCAGGCCTATTGAGGCAGAGAACAGTAACCCCGACTCAG GAAAGCAGCTGGTGCACTACACGGCTCAGCCACTGTTCCTGCTGGACCCTGATGCTGTGGACACAGGGAGCAGTGAACTGCCTGTGCTCTTTGAGCTGGGGGAGAGCTCCTACTTTTCTGAGGGAGATGACTACACAGATGATCCTACCATCTCTCTTCTGACGGGCACTGAACCCCACAAAGCCAAGGACCCCACTGTCTCCTAG
- the Hsf1 gene encoding heat shock factor protein 1 isoform X5, which produces MDLAVVPGAAGPSNVPAFLTKLWTLVSDPDTDALICWSPSGNSFHVFDQGQFAKEVLPKYFKHNNMASFVRQLNMYGFRKVVHIEQGGLVKPERDDTEFQHPCFLRGQEQLLENIKRKVTSVSTLKSEDIKIRQDSVTRLLTDVQLMKGKQECMDSKLLAMKHENEALWREVASLRQKHAQQQKVVNKLIQFLISLVQSNRILGVKRKIPLMLSDSSSAHSVPKYGRQYSLEHVHGPGPYSAQSPAYSSSSLYPDAVTSSGPIISDITELAPSSPLASPGRSIDERPLSSSTLIRVKEEPPSPPHSPRVLLETSPGRPSSVDTPLSPTAFIDSILRESEPTPAASNTAPMDTAGAQAPALPTPSTPEKCLSVACLDKNELSDHLDAMDSNLDNLQTMLTSHGFSVDTSALLDLFSPSVTMPDMSLPDLDSSLASIQELLSPQEPPRPIEAENSNPDSGKQLVHYTAQPLFLLDPDAVDTGSSELPVLFELGESSYFSEGDDYTDDPTISLLTGTEPHKAKDPTVS; this is translated from the exons AGTGGGAACAGCTTCCACGTGTTTGACCAGGGCCAGTTTGCCAAGGAGGTGCTGCCCAAGTACTTCAAGCACAACAACATGGCAAGCTTCGTGCGGCAGCTCAACATGT ATGGCTTCCGAAAAGTAGTCCACATTGAGCAGGGTGGCCTGGTCAAGCCTGAGAGAGATGACACCGAGTTCCAGCATCCTTGTTTCCTACGTGGCCAGGAACAGCTCCTTGAGAACATCAAGAGGAAAGTGACCAGC GTGTCCACCCTGAAGAGTGAGGACATAAAAATACGCCAGGACAGTGTCACCAGGCTGTTGACAGATGTGCAGCTGATGAAGGGGAAACAGGAGTGTATGGACTCCAAGCTCCTGGCCATGAAGCA CGAAAACGAGGCCCTGTGGCGGGAGGTAGCCAGCCTTCGACAGAAGCATGCCCAGCAGCAAAAAGTTGTCAACAAG ctCATTCAGTTCCTGATCTCACTGGTGCAGTCGAACCGGATCCTGGGGGTGAAGAGAAAGAT CCCTCTGATGTTGAGTGACAGCAGCTCAGCACACTCTGTGCCCAAGTATGGTCGACAGTACTCCCTGGAGCATGTCCATGGTCCTGGCCCATACTCA GCTCAATCTCCAGCCTACAGCAGCTCTAGCCTTTACCCTGATGCTGTCACCAGCTCTGGACCCATAATCTCCGATATCACTGAGCTGGCCCCCAGCAGCCCTTTGGCCTCCCCAGGCAGGAGCATAGATGAGAG GCCTCTGTCCAGCAGCACCCTGATTCGTGTCAAGGAAGAGCCCCCCAGCCCACCTCACAGCCCTCGGGTACTACTAGAGACGAGCCCCGGGCGCCCATCCTCCGTGGATACTCCTTTGTCCCCAACTGCCTTCATTGACTCCATCCTTCGAGAGAGCGAGCCTACCCCTGCTGCCTCAAACACAGCCCCTATGGACACAGCCGGAGCCCAAGCCCCCGCACTCCCAACCCCCTCCACCCCTGAGAAGTGCCTCAGCGTAGCCTGCCTAGACAA GAACGAGCTAAGTGATCACCTGGATGCCATGGACTCCAACCTGGACAACCTACAGACCATGCTGACCAGCCACGGCTTCAGTGTGGACACCAGCGCCCTGCTGGAC cTGTTCAGCCCCTCGGTGACCATGCCCGACATGAGCCTGCCTGACCTGGACAGCAGCCTGGCCAGC ATTCAGGAGCTTCTCTCTCCACAAGAGCCTCCCAGGCCTATTGAGGCAGAGAACAGTAACCCCGACTCAG GAAAGCAGCTGGTGCACTACACGGCTCAGCCACTGTTCCTGCTGGACCCTGATGCTGTGGACACAGGGAGCAGTGAACTGCCTGTGCTCTTTGAGCTGGGGGAGAGCTCCTACTTTTCTGAGGGAGATGACTACACAGATGATCCTACCATCTCTCTTCTGACGGGCACTGAACCCCACAAAGCCAAGGACCCCACTGTCTCCTAG
- the Hsf1 gene encoding heat shock factor protein 1 isoform X1, protein MDLAVVPGAAGPSNVPAFLTKLWTLVSDPDTDALICWSPSGNSFHVFDQGQFAKEVLPKYFKHNNMASFVRQLNMYGFRKVVHIEQGGLVKPERDDTEFQHPCFLRGQEQLLENIKRKVTSVSTLKSEDIKIRQDSVTRLLTDVQLMKGKQECMDSKLLAMKHENEALWREVASLRQKHAQQQKVVNKLIQFLISLVQSNRILGVKRKIPLMLSDSSSAHSVPKYGRQYSLEHVHGPGPYSAQSPAYSSSSLYPDAVTSSGPIISDITELAPSSPLASPGRSIDERPLSSSTLIRVKEEPPSPPHSPRVLLETSPGRPSSVDTPLSPTAFIDSILRESEPTPAASNTAPMDTAGAQAPALPTPSTPEKCLSVACLDNLARAPQMSGVARLFPCPSSFLHGRVQPGNELSDHLDAMDSNLDNLQTMLTSHGFSVDTSALLDLFSPSVTMPDMSLPDLDSSLASIQELLSPQEPPRPIEAENSNPDSGKQLVHYTAQPLFLLDPDAVDTGSSELPVLFELGESSYFSEGDDYTDDPTISLLTGTEPHKAKDPTVS, encoded by the exons AGTGGGAACAGCTTCCACGTGTTTGACCAGGGCCAGTTTGCCAAGGAGGTGCTGCCCAAGTACTTCAAGCACAACAACATGGCAAGCTTCGTGCGGCAGCTCAACATGT ATGGCTTCCGAAAAGTAGTCCACATTGAGCAGGGTGGCCTGGTCAAGCCTGAGAGAGATGACACCGAGTTCCAGCATCCTTGTTTCCTACGTGGCCAGGAACAGCTCCTTGAGAACATCAAGAGGAAAGTGACCAGC GTGTCCACCCTGAAGAGTGAGGACATAAAAATACGCCAGGACAGTGTCACCAGGCTGTTGACAGATGTGCAGCTGATGAAGGGGAAACAGGAGTGTATGGACTCCAAGCTCCTGGCCATGAAGCA CGAAAACGAGGCCCTGTGGCGGGAGGTAGCCAGCCTTCGACAGAAGCATGCCCAGCAGCAAAAAGTTGTCAACAAG ctCATTCAGTTCCTGATCTCACTGGTGCAGTCGAACCGGATCCTGGGGGTGAAGAGAAAGAT CCCTCTGATGTTGAGTGACAGCAGCTCAGCACACTCTGTGCCCAAGTATGGTCGACAGTACTCCCTGGAGCATGTCCATGGTCCTGGCCCATACTCA GCTCAATCTCCAGCCTACAGCAGCTCTAGCCTTTACCCTGATGCTGTCACCAGCTCTGGACCCATAATCTCCGATATCACTGAGCTGGCCCCCAGCAGCCCTTTGGCCTCCCCAGGCAGGAGCATAGATGAGAG GCCTCTGTCCAGCAGCACCCTGATTCGTGTCAAGGAAGAGCCCCCCAGCCCACCTCACAGCCCTCGGGTACTACTAGAGACGAGCCCCGGGCGCCCATCCTCCGTGGATACTCCTTTGTCCCCAACTGCCTTCATTGACTCCATCCTTCGAGAGAGCGAGCCTACCCCTGCTGCCTCAAACACAGCCCCTATGGACACAGCCGGAGCCCAAGCCCCCGCACTCCCAACCCCCTCCACCCCTGAGAAGTGCCTCAGCGTAGCCTGCCTAGACAA TTTGGCTCGCGCTCCACAGATGTCTGGGGTCGCCCgcctcttcccctgcccctcttccttTCTGCATGGCCGAGTCCAGCCAGG GAACGAGCTAAGTGATCACCTGGATGCCATGGACTCCAACCTGGACAACCTACAGACCATGCTGACCAGCCACGGCTTCAGTGTGGACACCAGCGCCCTGCTGGAC cTGTTCAGCCCCTCGGTGACCATGCCCGACATGAGCCTGCCTGACCTGGACAGCAGCCTGGCCAGC ATTCAGGAGCTTCTCTCTCCACAAGAGCCTCCCAGGCCTATTGAGGCAGAGAACAGTAACCCCGACTCAG GAAAGCAGCTGGTGCACTACACGGCTCAGCCACTGTTCCTGCTGGACCCTGATGCTGTGGACACAGGGAGCAGTGAACTGCCTGTGCTCTTTGAGCTGGGGGAGAGCTCCTACTTTTCTGAGGGAGATGACTACACAGATGATCCTACCATCTCTCTTCTGACGGGCACTGAACCCCACAAAGCCAAGGACCCCACTGTCTCCTAG
- the Hsf1 gene encoding heat shock factor protein 1 isoform X4: protein MDLAVVPGAAGPSNVPAFLTKLWTLVSDPDTDALICWSPSGNSFHVFDQGQFAKEVLPKYFKHNNMASFVRQLNMYGFRKVVHIEQGGLVKPERDDTEFQHPCFLRGQEQLLENIKRKVTSVSTLKSEDIKIRQDSVTRLLTDVQLMKGKQECMDSKLLAMKHENEALWREVASLRQKHAQQQKVVNKLIQFLISLVQSNRILGVKRKIPLMLSDSSSAHSVPKYGRQYSLEHVHGPGPYSAQSPAYSSSSLYPDAVTSSGPIISDITELAPSSPLASPGRSIDERPLSSSTLIRVKEEPPSPPHSPRVLLETSPGRPSSVDTPLSPTAFIDSILRESEPTPAASNTAPMDTAGAQAPALPTPSTPEKCLSVACLDNLARAPQMSGVARLFPCPSSFLHGRVQPGNELSDHLDAMDSNLDNLQTMLTSHGFSVDTSALLDIQELLSPQEPPRPIEAENSNPDSGKQLVHYTAQPLFLLDPDAVDTGSSELPVLFELGESSYFSEGDDYTDDPTISLLTGTEPHKAKDPTVS, encoded by the exons AGTGGGAACAGCTTCCACGTGTTTGACCAGGGCCAGTTTGCCAAGGAGGTGCTGCCCAAGTACTTCAAGCACAACAACATGGCAAGCTTCGTGCGGCAGCTCAACATGT ATGGCTTCCGAAAAGTAGTCCACATTGAGCAGGGTGGCCTGGTCAAGCCTGAGAGAGATGACACCGAGTTCCAGCATCCTTGTTTCCTACGTGGCCAGGAACAGCTCCTTGAGAACATCAAGAGGAAAGTGACCAGC GTGTCCACCCTGAAGAGTGAGGACATAAAAATACGCCAGGACAGTGTCACCAGGCTGTTGACAGATGTGCAGCTGATGAAGGGGAAACAGGAGTGTATGGACTCCAAGCTCCTGGCCATGAAGCA CGAAAACGAGGCCCTGTGGCGGGAGGTAGCCAGCCTTCGACAGAAGCATGCCCAGCAGCAAAAAGTTGTCAACAAG ctCATTCAGTTCCTGATCTCACTGGTGCAGTCGAACCGGATCCTGGGGGTGAAGAGAAAGAT CCCTCTGATGTTGAGTGACAGCAGCTCAGCACACTCTGTGCCCAAGTATGGTCGACAGTACTCCCTGGAGCATGTCCATGGTCCTGGCCCATACTCA GCTCAATCTCCAGCCTACAGCAGCTCTAGCCTTTACCCTGATGCTGTCACCAGCTCTGGACCCATAATCTCCGATATCACTGAGCTGGCCCCCAGCAGCCCTTTGGCCTCCCCAGGCAGGAGCATAGATGAGAG GCCTCTGTCCAGCAGCACCCTGATTCGTGTCAAGGAAGAGCCCCCCAGCCCACCTCACAGCCCTCGGGTACTACTAGAGACGAGCCCCGGGCGCCCATCCTCCGTGGATACTCCTTTGTCCCCAACTGCCTTCATTGACTCCATCCTTCGAGAGAGCGAGCCTACCCCTGCTGCCTCAAACACAGCCCCTATGGACACAGCCGGAGCCCAAGCCCCCGCACTCCCAACCCCCTCCACCCCTGAGAAGTGCCTCAGCGTAGCCTGCCTAGACAA TTTGGCTCGCGCTCCACAGATGTCTGGGGTCGCCCgcctcttcccctgcccctcttccttTCTGCATGGCCGAGTCCAGCCAGG GAACGAGCTAAGTGATCACCTGGATGCCATGGACTCCAACCTGGACAACCTACAGACCATGCTGACCAGCCACGGCTTCAGTGTGGACACCAGCGCCCTGCTGGAC ATTCAGGAGCTTCTCTCTCCACAAGAGCCTCCCAGGCCTATTGAGGCAGAGAACAGTAACCCCGACTCAG GAAAGCAGCTGGTGCACTACACGGCTCAGCCACTGTTCCTGCTGGACCCTGATGCTGTGGACACAGGGAGCAGTGAACTGCCTGTGCTCTTTGAGCTGGGGGAGAGCTCCTACTTTTCTGAGGGAGATGACTACACAGATGATCCTACCATCTCTCTTCTGACGGGCACTGAACCCCACAAAGCCAAGGACCCCACTGTCTCCTAG
- the Hsf1 gene encoding heat shock factor protein 1 isoform X2 has translation MDLAVVPGAAGPSNVPAFLTKLWTLVSDPDTDALICWSPSGNSFHVFDQGQFAKEVLPKYFKHNNMASFVRQLNMYGFRKVVHIEQGGLVKPERDDTEFQHPCFLRGQEQLLENIKRKVTSVSTLKSEDIKIRQDSVTRLLTDVQLMKGKQECMDSKLLAMKHENEALWREVASLRQKHAQQQKVVNKLIQFLISLVQSNRILGVKRKIPLMLSDSSSAHSVPKYGRQYSLEHVHGPGPYSAQSPAYSSSSLYPDAVTSSGPIISDITELAPSSPLASPGRSIDESSTLIRVKEEPPSPPHSPRVLLETSPGRPSSVDTPLSPTAFIDSILRESEPTPAASNTAPMDTAGAQAPALPTPSTPEKCLSVACLDNLARAPQMSGVARLFPCPSSFLHGRVQPGNELSDHLDAMDSNLDNLQTMLTSHGFSVDTSALLDLFSPSVTMPDMSLPDLDSSLASIQELLSPQEPPRPIEAENSNPDSGKQLVHYTAQPLFLLDPDAVDTGSSELPVLFELGESSYFSEGDDYTDDPTISLLTGTEPHKAKDPTVS, from the exons AGTGGGAACAGCTTCCACGTGTTTGACCAGGGCCAGTTTGCCAAGGAGGTGCTGCCCAAGTACTTCAAGCACAACAACATGGCAAGCTTCGTGCGGCAGCTCAACATGT ATGGCTTCCGAAAAGTAGTCCACATTGAGCAGGGTGGCCTGGTCAAGCCTGAGAGAGATGACACCGAGTTCCAGCATCCTTGTTTCCTACGTGGCCAGGAACAGCTCCTTGAGAACATCAAGAGGAAAGTGACCAGC GTGTCCACCCTGAAGAGTGAGGACATAAAAATACGCCAGGACAGTGTCACCAGGCTGTTGACAGATGTGCAGCTGATGAAGGGGAAACAGGAGTGTATGGACTCCAAGCTCCTGGCCATGAAGCA CGAAAACGAGGCCCTGTGGCGGGAGGTAGCCAGCCTTCGACAGAAGCATGCCCAGCAGCAAAAAGTTGTCAACAAG ctCATTCAGTTCCTGATCTCACTGGTGCAGTCGAACCGGATCCTGGGGGTGAAGAGAAAGAT CCCTCTGATGTTGAGTGACAGCAGCTCAGCACACTCTGTGCCCAAGTATGGTCGACAGTACTCCCTGGAGCATGTCCATGGTCCTGGCCCATACTCA GCTCAATCTCCAGCCTACAGCAGCTCTAGCCTTTACCCTGATGCTGTCACCAGCTCTGGACCCATAATCTCCGATATCACTGAGCTGGCCCCCAGCAGCCCTTTGGCCTCCCCAGGCAGGAGCATAGATGAGAG CAGCACCCTGATTCGTGTCAAGGAAGAGCCCCCCAGCCCACCTCACAGCCCTCGGGTACTACTAGAGACGAGCCCCGGGCGCCCATCCTCCGTGGATACTCCTTTGTCCCCAACTGCCTTCATTGACTCCATCCTTCGAGAGAGCGAGCCTACCCCTGCTGCCTCAAACACAGCCCCTATGGACACAGCCGGAGCCCAAGCCCCCGCACTCCCAACCCCCTCCACCCCTGAGAAGTGCCTCAGCGTAGCCTGCCTAGACAA TTTGGCTCGCGCTCCACAGATGTCTGGGGTCGCCCgcctcttcccctgcccctcttccttTCTGCATGGCCGAGTCCAGCCAGG GAACGAGCTAAGTGATCACCTGGATGCCATGGACTCCAACCTGGACAACCTACAGACCATGCTGACCAGCCACGGCTTCAGTGTGGACACCAGCGCCCTGCTGGAC cTGTTCAGCCCCTCGGTGACCATGCCCGACATGAGCCTGCCTGACCTGGACAGCAGCCTGGCCAGC ATTCAGGAGCTTCTCTCTCCACAAGAGCCTCCCAGGCCTATTGAGGCAGAGAACAGTAACCCCGACTCAG GAAAGCAGCTGGTGCACTACACGGCTCAGCCACTGTTCCTGCTGGACCCTGATGCTGTGGACACAGGGAGCAGTGAACTGCCTGTGCTCTTTGAGCTGGGGGAGAGCTCCTACTTTTCTGAGGGAGATGACTACACAGATGATCCTACCATCTCTCTTCTGACGGGCACTGAACCCCACAAAGCCAAGGACCCCACTGTCTCCTAG